CAGATGACAGACCTGTTCCCTCAGCCTTTGTTTATCGATCGTCCGGATCTGTTCCAGAAGGACAACCGAATTCTTCACGATCTGATACTTTCTGGCATCGATCTCCACATGGGTCGGCAGTTTCGCCTTGTTCATCCTGGACGTGATAGCCGCGCAGATCACCGTGGGGCTGTGCCGGTTGCCCACATCATTCTGGATGATCAGCACCGGCCGCACGCCCCCCTGTTCCGATCCCACTACGGGACTTAGATCTGCATAAAAAATATCGCCGCGTCTTACCTGCACCTTTTGTCTCACACTCCGCTTCTTAGTTCTGATGATACCTTAGTATTTCCATCTTTTTCGGATGTATGCAGGCAAAGGGCTTCCCGCAGGCTTCTTATTCAAAATAATCCATCTGTTCCACTACTTCACCGTGCCGGATAAATTCTCTGGGGATCCGCTTTCCAAGATCGCAGACAAACTCATAATTAAACCGTCCCGACAGGTCGCTTAACACTTCCACCGGCAGATGCGCACCTTCGTTTTCACCCACCAGGGTCACCACATCTCCAAATGCCACATCTTCGATCTCCGTCACATCCACCATAAACTGATCCATACACACTCTTCCAAGGATCGGCGCCTCTTTGCCGTGGATCAGTACATAGCCTTTGTTGGACAGACTTCTTGGATAACCGTCTCCGTAGCCCACCGGGATTGTGGCGATCCGGGTGCGTCTCTTTGTGATATAGGTGCCGCCGTAGCTTACCGGTGTTCCTTCATCCACCCATTTCACATGGGCCACATGGCTTACAAGCTCCAGGGCGGGTTTAAGCGGCACGTTCTCCTTCTCCACTTCTTCGGATGGATACAAACCATAGGTGGAGATCCCGGCCCGGACAAGATCCAGGTTCGCTTCCTTTACATCGATGATCCCCGCGCTGTTGCAGCAATGGTAGTACTGGAAAGCAACACCATTTTCCTCCAGCCGTTTTTTCATCCAGAGATAGCCTTCATACTGCTTGTTAGTAAAGGTCTTATCCGTCTCATCCGCCTTGGCGAAATGAGTGAACATGCCTTCCATGATAAGCCCCGGCAGCCGGGTGATCCCGGTGATGATCTCCGCACTCTCCTCCTGGATCAGGAAGCCAAGCCTGGACATTCCCGTGTCCAGCTTGATATGCACATAGGCGTCTTTGCCAAGTTTCCCTGCCAGCTCGCTGATTCCCTCCGCCATCTCTTTGGTGTAGACGGTGAACCGTATCTCATGGGTGATAGCCGCCTCCCACTGATCCGGGAAGATACAGCCAAGGACCAGGATGGGCTTTTTGATCCCTCTTTTTCGCAGTACCACTGCCTCATCCAGGGTGGCTACCGCATAACCCCAGATATAATCCTTGGGCTCCAGCATCCGGGCGATCTGCACTGCGCCGTGGCCGTAGCCGTCGGTCTTGATCACAGAGATCATGGACACGCCCTCCCGGGTATTCTTATGCATCATCTCCATATTGTACTCAATGGCGTCCAGATCGATCCTGGCACATACTCTGTTATACTGTTTCATCATGTACACTCCCTTCTTTTTTCATTTCTGTTCTATCTCCAGACTCCGGATCTTACCGTGTCTGATGTTCTCATCCGTTTCCTTCATGGCCTGGGCCAGCTTCCCGATCAGGTCCCGGGCCAACACACTGTATCTCCCTTTTTCCTCCCGGGCCAGATCTCCGGCTCTGCCGTGAAGCCAGGTTCCCAGAAGGGCGGCCGCTTCACAGGAGATCCCCTGGGCAAGAAGCCCTGCGATAATACCAGCCAGAACATCCCCCGATCCTGCCTTTGCCATAGCGCTGTTCCCGGTGGGATTCAGGTAAGTGCGCCCCTCTCCCTTTTGGATCAGGGTCACAGAATCCTTCAGCACACAGCCAAGCCCTGTCCCTGCGGCAAAGGTTCGAAGGGCTTCCGGCCGGTTCGCCCGGATCTGATCTGTGGGGATCCCGGTCAGCCGTTCCATTTCCTTCAGATGAGGCGTGAAAATGTAGTCCCTGTGCCGAAGCTCTGACAGCCACTCCCGGTGCGCCCCCAGAAGATTCAGTCCGTCCGCGTCGATCACCGCAGGCTTCTCTCCTTCCAGCGCCACTGTCTCAAGAATCTTCCGGGAGGTCTCTCCGGTCCCAAGCCCAGAACCGCAAAGAACCACGTCCGCCCAGGAAAGAAGCCCAAGAAGCTCTTCCCGGTCATAGTCCTGATAGGGCTTTACGATAGCCTCCGGCAGAAGCTGCTGCAGGATCGGCCTGTTTTCTTCCGGCGTGTAGATCTGAACCAGCCCCGCCCCTGCAGAATAAGCCGCGGCGGCGTTAAAGAAGGCGGCGCCGCACATTCCTTTGCTCCCTGCGATCACCAGCAGCCGTCCATAAGTTCCCTTGTGGGAATCTTCCGGCCGCTCCGGCAAAAGCTGAGCGTATTCTTGCTCTGACAGAAGAACTGCCGTACCGGGATCCTGTTCAAGGGGAACTTCGCTGATCCCAATCTCTCTTGGGATCACCTGCCCGGCATATTTCTTCCCCGGATAGAGAAGAAGGCCGATCTTCCTTGCCTGGAAGGTCACCGTATAATCCGCCGCAAAAGCAGTGCCCAGCACCTGTCCGGTATCCGCGGACACCCCGGAGGGAATATCCACCGCCACTTTCGTCCCGGAAGAAGCATTCATCTGCCGGATCAGCTCCCGGTAGCTTCCTCCCACTTCACGGCTCAACCCTACTCCAAAGACGGCATCCACTATGATACTATATTCACCGGATTCCCATTGGTCACTGATCCTTCCGCCTGCCTGCACAAACCGTTCCATCTGGACTGCAGTTTCTTCCGTACAATGGCTTCTGTTCCCCGCCATCAAAAGAGTAACCTTCCCGCCTTTTTCCAGCAGGAGCCGCCCGATGGCAAAACCGTCTCCCCCGTTATTTCCGGAACCGCACACGATACACACACAGGAGAGATCCAGTCCCGCTTCCTCAAAGAAACGGACACATTCTCTGGCGGCTCGTTCCATCAGTTCCAGAGACGGAACCCCAAGAGTCTGTATCGTATACTGGTCCGCCGCCTTCATCTGGCCGCCGCCCGGAAGATATTCCATATGCTCACCTCATTTACCCAGGTTTCCAAACATTTCTGATTATAAAGAACGTGCGAAGGCAGGCCTGTCTGAACACGCTCACCGTCACACGTTACTCTCGGATCTATTTATGTTCTTTGTTATATCTGCTGATATTATAAGACAGCTGCATCAGACTTTCTGACAAGTGGACATTCTCCACAATGATATTCTCCGGAAGATTCAGATCTGTATGAGCGAAATTCCAGATCGCCCGCACCCCGTTTTCCACCAGCATATTGGCCACTTCGATGGCCTTCTCCTTGGGGATGGTCAGCACCGCGATATCCACCTCATTCCTCTGGACAAAGCCTTTAAGCTCGTCCATCATACGGATGGGAACGCCCCGGATCGCCACTCCCTGCAGCCTTGGATTCACATCGAAGATCCCTTTCAGGATGAAGCCCCGCTTCTCGAACGCCGCGTAATTAGCCAGCGCCTGTCCCAGATTACCGGCTCCGATGATGATGATATTATGGTCTTCCTCCAAGCCTAAGATCTTGCCGATCTCCGTATATAAATACTTTACATTATATCCATAGCCCTGCTGGCCAAATCCTCCAAAATTATTCAGATCCTGCCGGATCTGGGATGCTGTCACCTTCATCCGTTTGCTTAAGTCATTGGAGGAGATCCGCTCCACTCCATTCTCCAGCAGCTCTCCTAAATATCTGTAGTACCTTGGCAGTCTGCGAATAACTGCCTGTGAAATCTCTCTGCCTTCCACAATTTTCACCTTCCTGTTCCATTCTAGAGTTTATTATATAGAATTGTCTGTACAAAGTCAAACTTTTAGTTGTTTTTTGTCCTGTTTCCGCTATAATGAAAACGTATGCGAAAGATTTGGAGGCGCTTATGATACTTGCATGTCACGGGATTGAAAAAGCATTTGGAGAGGAAGTCATCGTTCATGACGGCTCCTTTCATATAGAAGAATATGAGAAAACAGCCCTGGTGGGGTCAAATGGCGCAGGAAAGACCACTCTGCTTAAGATGATCGTGGGAGAACTTCTCCCCGACGCCGGCTCTGTCACCATCGCCAAAGACAAGACCCTGGGCTATCTTGCCCAGCACCAGGAGATGACCGGCGACAACACCATTTACCAGGAAGTGCGTACCGCCAAGGCGCACATTTTCCAGATGGAGCAGCGGATCCGGGAGATCGAACTTGCCATGCCACACCTTACAGGTGAACGGCTTGAAGAAGAAATGGAGACCTACAACCGGCTGACCACTCAGTTTGAGGCGGAAAATGGCTACGCCTGCGAGAGCGAGATCACCGGCGTCCTGAAGGGCCTTGGCTTTGAGGAAGCGGATTTCTCCAAGGCCATCGATACCCTCTCCGGCGGCCAGAAGACCCGGGTGGCTCTTGGCAAACTTCTCCTTCAGAAGCCGGATATCCTGCTTCTGGACGAGCCTACCAACCACCTGGACTTAAATTCCATCGCCTGGCTGGAGACCTACCTTCTGAATTACCAGGGGGCGGTTCTCATCGTCTCCCACGACCGGTACTTTCTCAACCGGGTAGTCACCAAGGTGGTGGAGATCGAACAGGGAGAACTTCACACCTATCTTGGAAATTATACGGATTATGCCGCCAAAAAAAAGCAGGTTCAGGAGGCAAAACTGAAGGCATACTTAAATCAGCAGCAGGAGATCCGCCATCAGGAAGCAGTCATTGAAAAGCTCCGGTCCTTCAACCGGGAGAAATCCATCAAGCGGGCGGAAAGCCGGGAGAAAATGCTGGAGAAGATCAAAGTCATCGACAAACCGGCCGCCCCTGACACGGAGATCCACCTGAAGCTGGAGCCCTCCTGCCAGAGCGGCAATGATGTGCTGAGCGTAGAACACCTAAGCAAGGCATTCCCTCCCCAGGTATTATTTTCCGACGTCAGCTTTGAGATCCGCCGCGGGGAACACGTGGCGGTGATCGGGGACAACGGTACCGGCAAGACCACCCTTCTGAAGATCCTGAACCGGGTCACAGAGGCGGATTCCGGACTCTTCCGCCTTGGGACCAACGTGCATATCGGCTATTACGACCAGGAACATCATGTCCTTCACATGGAAAAGACCATCTTTGAAGAGATCTCGGACGACTACCCTGCCCTTACCAACACTCAGATCCGGAATATGCTGGCTGCCTTCCTCTTCACCGGCGACGATGTGTTCAAGCGGATCGGGGACTTAAGCGGCGGCGAACGGGGACGGGTGTCTCTTGCAAAGCTTATGCTCTCCGAGGCCAATTTCCTGATCTTGGATGAGCCCACCAACCACCTGGACATCGCCTCCAAAGAGATCCTGGAACGGGCGCTGAACGACTACACCGGAACGGTGCTCTACGTCTCCCATGACCGGTACTTTATCAATCAGACTGCCACCCGGATCCTGGACCTGGTAAACCAGAAATTTGTCAACTATATTGGAAATTACGACTACTATCTGGAGAAAAAGGAAGAGCTTACCGCCGCTTACAGCAAGCCCGACCAGGCAGATCGCCCTGCGGATATCTCCTCCCCTGCTTCCTCCTCCGGCTCTAAGCTTGACTGGCAGGAGCAAAAGGAAGCCCAGGCCAGGGAACGCAAGCGGCAAAATGAATTAAAGCGCACGGAAACACGCATCGAAGAGCTGGAAACCCGCAGTAGCCAAATCGATGAAGAGATGACCCAGGAAGAGGTCTACACTAACTCCGTCCGCTGCCAGGAACTGGCCCGGGAAAAAGCTGATATCCAGGAAGAACTGGAAACCTTATATGAACGCTGGGAGGAACTGGCACAATAAAATATGACTGAAAAGAAACGGGACAGCGCCGCCAGGCGCCGTCCCTCTTTTTAACATTTTAAGAAATGCTTACTTCAGTTCTTTCAGGATCTCCTTTAAGAATTCCCAGGTACGCTCTGTGGAAGCGATATCCAGCTTCTCATTAAAGGAATGGATGTCCAGGATGTTGGGGCCAAAGGATACACAGTCCAGATCCGGGCGTTTTCCAAGGAACAGCCCGCACTCCAGTCCTGCGTGCACCGCAGATACCACCGGCTCTTTCCCGAACATTTTCTCATAGATCTCTACCATGACTTTCCGAAGTTCCGAATCCGGATTAAACTGCCATGCCGGATACTCGCTGATGGTCCTGGTGGTTCCTCCAACCACTTTTCCGCACTGCTCCAGCTGCTCTCTCAGCTGCTGCTTCCGGCTCTCCACAGAGCTGCGGATCAGGTAAACGGTGCGTACCTTGTCTTCCGAGGTCTCCACCACGCCGATATTCAGAGAAGTCTCTACCAGACCTTTCAGCTTCCTGCTGTACTCAATAAGACCGTTGGGGCAAAGCATCAGATATGCGAGCACCCGCTCTCCTGCCTCTTTGGTCAAGGCCGCCTCTTTGGCTGTGCCTTCTGCCGCTGCCGTCACATCCAGGGTGGGTTCTTCTCCCATAAATTCCCCAAGCCAGATCTCCTTCATCTCTTCTGCCATAGCAAGGATCTTGTCCACATCCTTTTCCGCTGCCAGCAGTACTGCTTCGGACTCGGAGGCGATCACGTTGTCTTTGGAACCGCCGTTGATGGAGATCAGGTCGAAGGCTACTTCTTTCTGGATCCGATAGAGAAGCCGTCCCAGCATCTTGTGAGCGTTTCCTCTCTGGCGATGGATCTCATTTCCAGAATGTCCGCCCAGAAGCCCGTGGACCTTGATGCGAACCTTCGTCCCTTCCTTTGTCTCTCTTGCCACCGGGATCAGGGTCTCAAACACGATACCGCCTGCGCAGCCGGAAGTCAGGACGCCTTCCTCCTCGGAGTCGATATTCAGAAGCTTCTTTCCCTTTAATCCGGACAGATCCACAGCTTCCGCTCCGCCCATACCAGTCTCCTCATCTACGGTAAATACTGCCTCGATGGGAGGATGGGGGATATCATTGCTGTCCAGGATTGCCATGGCCATGGCAATGGCGATTCCGTCGTCGCCGCCAAGGGTAGTTCCCCGGGCCTTTACATAACCGTCTTCCACATAGAGATCCAGACCGTCGGTCTTGAAATCATGATCGGAATCCGGAGTTTTCTCACACACCATATCCATATGCCCCTGGAGGATCACCGGCTCGCTGTTCTCATAGCCTGGTGTCCCGGGCTTTTTGATGATCACGTCGTTGGCCTCATCCTGCTCTACTTCCAGCCCGCGCTCCTTAGCGAACGCCACGCAGTAATCACTGATGCGCTTTGTGTCGAAAGTCCCGTGGGGAATCTTACACAATTCCTCAAAAAAGTGAAAGACTCTTTCTGGTTTTACTTCTGTTAATACTGCCATGTTTCCTTACCTCTTTTCTTTTGCTTTCGGACCTCAAAAGAAGGTCCCCATATCCTACCTTCTATTATGGAACTGAACTCATAAAAATTCAACCGGTTCCATAAAATAAAATCAAGAATCTATGATCGGCAGGATATCCCATGAAACAAATCTTCCTGACAGCGGGGACACTCCTTCTCTTCGCGCTGATAATCCTGTTTCCCGGGGTGATCTTAGAGGGGGCGCAGGCCGGCCTGCTGCTCTGGTTTAACACGGTGCTTCCCGCTCTTCTCCCCTTTCTCATTCTGTCCAATCTCCTGCTTGGCTCCCCGGCGATCCAGGGCCTCGCCCGGTTCACCGGTCGTTTTTTGCGTCCCTTATTTGGCGTCTCTGATTATGGATCCTATGTTATGCTCACCGGCTTTCTCTGTGGTTACCCAATGGGGAGTAAAACAGCTGCCGATCTCACCCGCGCCGGAAGGATCTCCCTGGAAGAAGGACAATATCTTCTCTCCTTCTGCAACAACACAAGCCCCATGTTCGTCCTGGGATTCGTGGCTATCCAGTGTCTGCAGGCCCCTGCCCTGGCTCCCCTTTCCCTTCTCCTTCTGTGGATTCCCCCGCTGCTTCTAAGCTTTCTTTTCCGCCCCCGGAAATCCCGCCGTCATCCGAAAGAATGCACCGTTGCTCTGAGATCATCCGCTTTTGCAAAGAACCAGACAGTCCCAGGCGAGATCCCAGGTGGAATTGATAACGCCATCCTGGACGGCTTCACCGCCATCACCCGGATCGGAGGCTATATCATCCTGTTTTCCATCCTGATCCAACTAATGCGCCTTCTTCCCTTCCGGGTATCCCTGCCCTTCCGGGTCCTGCTGTCCTCCCTGGAAGTCACAAACGGAGCCGTCCTGATCGGGAATCTTCCTCTTTCTTTTCCGGCCAGGTTCTCGCTTTGTATGGGGATGGTCTCCTTTGGCGGCTGGTGCTCCGTGGCTCAGACCCGGAGCATGATCCAGGGAAGCGGTCTCTCCATTTTCCCTTATATCATACAAAAACTGGCCACCGCAATGGTGACCAGTCTGTTATCTTTTCTTATGCTTTTATTCTGTCTGTCTAAAACTTAGATCTCCTCGTCCAAATCAAAGGATTCTTCCTCCTCAACCGAAGTATTTCCATACTCTGCCTCAAGTCCCTGGGGCGACTGCTCCGGGATCTCCAGCTCAGACCGGTTGTTGCGGACCATGTCGTAACACTCCTGCAGGGAGTTGACCAGTCCGTCATATTTGGTGGTGTAGCTGTCCAGGGTATGTCCGATGATGCTCTCTGCATTTGCCAGAAGATCGTCGGTGTACTGCATCGCTCCGATGCGGATATCGTTGGCGTCCCTGGTGGCATTGTCCAGGATCTCCTGGGCCTGCTCGGTGGCCGCGGTCACCACTTCATTTGCCTGGGCGTAAGCCTGCTGCATGATCTCATGCTCGCTGACCAGCTCGTTGGTCTGGATCTGGGCCTCCTCGATCATACTGTCCGCCTTTGCCTGGGCGTCTGCCAGGATGGCGTCCTTATTGGCGATGATCTTCTGATACCGCTTGATCTCGTCCGGGGTCTTCATGCGAAGTTCCCGCAGCAACTCATCCATCTGATCCTTGTTGACGATGATCTTCGTGGTGGACAGAGGCTGAAATTTACAACTGTCAATGTACTCCTCGATTTCTTCAATGATCTGTTCAATACGGCTGCTCATTATTTACACTCTCCTTTTTTGATTATTTTCTCCCGCACCTGCGCCTCAATCGCCTCCGGCACGAATTGAGAAATATCCCCTCCAAAAGCTGCCACTTCTTTCACGATCGTGGAACTCAGATAAGAATGCTCCAGGCTTGTGGTAAGAAAAACCGTCTCCACGGCGGGCTCCAGCTTGTGATTGGTCTGAGCCATCTGAAGCTCATACTCAAAATCCGTGACCGCCCTCAGTCCTCTCACCACCATCCGGGCTTCCATCTTTCTGGCAAATTCCACTAACAATCCCTCAAATGGAACCACTTTGACGTTTGGTAAGTCTTTTGTAGTCTCTTCTAACATTCTAACACGTTCTTCTACCGAAAACAACGGCATTTTTGCCTTATTATACAATACTCCGACAATTAATTCGTCCACCATATGACAGGAACGCCGGATAATATCCAGGTGGCCATAAGTGACCGGATCAAAGCTGCCCGGATAGACCGCTCTTAACATACCGTTTTCCTCCCCTTTGGCTCGATAAACACATGCTTGTTTGTCTTATAAATCTTGGTCTTGATCGCAGTAAAGCCCAGGCTGTCCAGATAATCAAACTCCGTCTCCCTGGCAGCCTCCACGATGATCACACCCTCCTCCGCCAGAAGCTCCGAACCCGCCAGATATTCCAGCGCCTCCCGCTCCAGGCCCTTTCCATAGGGCGGATCCATGAAAATAAAATCAAACTGCTGATTGCCTTCCAGTCTTTTAAGCGCTGTCAGCACATCCACCGGCATAGTCTCCCCCTTCTGGAAAAGCCGGGTATGCTTCAGATTCTCCTTGATACAGGCAATAGCATTCGGATTATTGTCTACAAAGTACGCCTTCATGGCTCCGCGGCTCAGCGCCTCGATCCCGATTCCGCCGCTTCCTGCGAAAAGATCCAGAAAAATACAATCATAGAGGTAGGGCGTCAGCATATTAAACAGTGTCTCTTTGATCCGGTCCGTGGTGGGCCGGGTCTCGAAACCATCCAGCGTCTTCAGTTGTAATCTCCTGGCAGTGCCCGCGATCACCCTCATATCAAAACCTCGCAAATGATGTAATATTTGCGTTTATTATAAATATTCACGGCAGAAAAGTCAATCGAGGACGTAGCATCTTTTCACTTTACTACGTCCTAAATTGCGTTTTACCCTGTACCCAAATGCAAAATGGGGTGTACCAAACTGCACTTTTCCCTGTACCTTTTTGTTGACTTTCTACTACTATGTGTTACAATATAGTTAAGATTACTACTATGTATTACAAGGTAGGTGATGCGTATGTTTGACAAGTCCCAACTGCTGCGTGGGACACTGGAAGGCTGTATCCTGAAGATCCTCTCAGATCACACCACTTACGGATATGAAATTGTCACAAAGCTTCAGGAGTATGGCTTCAAAGAGGTACGTGAAGGAACGATCTATCCACTTCTTTTAAGACTGGAGAACAAGGGCATTATTTCTTCTCAGTTTTGCCCTTCACCGCTGGGACCCCGCAGGAAATATTATTCCATCACACCGGATGGCTTGCTTTATCTGGAGGAATTTAAGCGCTCCTGGAAACAAATTTCAAAATCGATCAATCATATTTTTGAAATGGAGGAATGACCTATGACAGAGTCGAATCTTTCCTTGGAAACATTAAAAGCAGAAAACTTCTCATTACAATCAGAACTTTCAGCCAAAAATCAGCGTACTCTTGAAAAAATGTTCCGCTACCTGCGTACATTTCCCTTGGAAGAGACACAGATCGAACTTCTCAGGCAGGATTTGATCGGAATGGCCCGGGAGGCAGAAATGCGGCAGGAGCCTTTTTCTGGAACCCTTGGCAAATCTCCTCTTTCCTTCTGCGATGACCTGCTCCTTGCCTCAGGCCTGGTGGTGATTCCTTCTGGTCGTCGTCTGCTTCGGACCGTTGGATGGTATTATCGGATTATAGGCGGATTTTTCACCTGTGTCAGTCTCTCAAATATTATAGGTATGATTATCGGATTCTTTATCGGAGGAGAAATCTGGGTATTCAAGCTGATCTCCGGAGATCAATTTGTGCTCTTCCTCTATCAACTCGCAACTTTTTCCATTGGCTGTCTTTTCCTTTATTCTGGAAAACAGGCAATTTACTGTGCTTCTAACAGTTCCATGGCAAGGCGATGTCTTATTTTGGGAATCCTTCTTCTCCTTATACAGATACTTGCTATTTTGATCAACAATATACTAAGAAACTTAGGCTATCTTGTAACCATAAGCGATTATTTCCCCTCCATCGGGATTTTCATTCAGATCTTCTCCGTACTGGCACTGATTATTCCAATTCTTTATTTTTGTGGAGCCTGGATCAATATGAAAAGTGTCAAATAGGTACACCCCCTTTTGCATTTTGGTACACCCTTCCGCGCATTTTGGTACACCGTATAATTCAATTGAGGACGTAGCCTTTTTGCAAAAGGCTACGTCCTCAATTGAATTATTTCCCAGCCATCTGTTTTTCCTGCTGTTCGATCATCTTCTTAACCATATATCCGCCAACAGAACCGTTCTGTCTGGATGTCAGGTCGCCGTTATAACCGTCGCTGAGCGGTACTCCCAGTTCGTTTGCAACCTCGTATTTAAACTTGTCTAATGCGCCCTTTGCCTCAGGCACGGCTGCTTTGTTAGTTGAACGACTTGCCATGATTTACTCCTCCTTCTTGTATCTTTGTAACAGCTTTTCGCTTCGTGTTACAACCATAGTATATGGAGGATTTAAATTATTACACTGTCAGTTCCTTCATATTCTGGAAGATTCTTCACCCACTCTTCTTCATTTTTCAAAATTTCATCAGCCGCTTCATTGGCCATCTGCAGGATCTTCGCGTCCTGGAATACATCTCCCAGCCGGAAGTTGAAAAGGCCGCTCTGGCGGATCCCAAAAAGGTCGCCGGGCCCGCGAAGCCGCAGATCCTCGCTTGCGATCTTGAACCCGTCGTTAGTGTCCCGTAGAATGGACAGTCTCTCCTTTGTCTCTTCTGCCCGGGAAGCGCTCATGAAAATGCAATAAGACTGGTGTTTTCCTCTTCCCACCCGGCCCCGCAGCTGATGGAGCTGCGCCAGGCCAAAGCGCTCTGCGTTCTCGATCATCATAACCGTGGCGTTTGGCACATCGATCCCAACCTCGATAACCGTAGTGGAGACCAGGATCTGGATCTCATTTCTCCCGAATGCCTCCATGATCTCATCTTTAAGCGCCGCCTTCATCTTCCCGTGCAGACAGGCCACCCGGATATCCGGTCCCATCTCCTCCTGGAGCATCGCCCCGTAATCCTGCACGTTCTCCGCCTCCAGCTGCTCGCTCTCCTCCACCATGGGACAGATCACATAGCACTGCCGCCCTGCGGCGATCTCTTTCTTCATAAATGTATACGCCGTCTTGCGATAACCAGTGTCAACTACACAGTTCTTAATTGGAAGCCGGTTGGCCGGCAGTTCATCGATCACGGAAATGTCCAGATCACCATACAAAATGATGGCCAGCGTCCGGGGGATTGGCGTAGCGCTCATCACCAGCACATGAGGCATGCCTCCCTTTCCGGCAAATGCTTCTCTTTGCTTTACTCCAAACCGGTGCTGCTCATCGGTGATCACCAGCGCCAGGCAGTCGTAATTTACCGCGCTCTGGATCAGCGCGTGGGTTCCGATGATGATCCTGGCGTATCCGCACTCGATCCGGTCATAGGCCCGCCGCTTCTCCTTCGCCGTCATGGAGCCGGTGAGCAGTTCCACCTTCACCGGGATCTCATATTCTTCCAATAACTTTGTAATGGATTCATAATGCTGTCTTGCCAGCACCTCCGTGGGGGCCATCATAGCCGCCTGGTACCCGTGAAGAGCCGTGTTGAGAAGGGCCAGCACCGCCACAATGGTCTTGCCTGAGCCCACATCCCCCTGGACCAGCCGGGACATTACCGTATCAGAAGCCAGATCGCCTGCGATCTCTCCCCACACCTTTCTCTGGGCTCCGGTCAGGGAAAAGGGCAGCTCGCCGATCAGCTTCTCCACTTTTTCGTCCACATCCATCACATAGTTATTCTCCATCCGCTGATTGCTGTCCTTAAGTCTTCGAAGGGACAGGATAAATGCCAGGAACTCTTCAAAGACCAGCCGCTTCCTTGCATGGAAATACACTTCTTTATCCTCTGGAAAATGAATCCCCCGCAGCGCATAATTGTACTCCGCCAGACTGTACTTCATCCGCAGATCCTCTGGCAGCACCTCCCGGGAGAGATCCAGATTCTTCAGCACCTGCCCCACCGCTTTTGAAACCCCGTTGTTAGTCAGGCCTTTGGTCAGGCCATAAATGGGCTGCAGCGTTCCCGACTTCTCCTCATACTTCTCGGGCGGATAGAAGATCTCCGGCTGCTCCATCGCAAGCTCCCGGCCTTTCCTGACCACACGGCCTCTCAGGGTGACCGCCCCGCCGCCGGAAAATGTATTCCGCAGAAAGGGCATCCGGAACCACACGGCCTTAAGCGTCCCGGTCAGATCCCTGACATGAAGCGTAGTCACCGGAAGCCTGCGGTTTCCCGCTACCTGCACTCTCCCGAAGATCGCGCCGGTGACGGTACAGATTTTCCCCTCTTCCGCCTCGCTGACCGGAACCGGCTCTTCATAGACGTCATATCCTCTGGGATAATACCGGA
This window of the Massilistercora timonensis genome carries:
- a CDS encoding type II toxin-antitoxin system PemK/MazF family toxin produces the protein MQVRRGDIFYADLSPVVGSEQGGVRPVLIIQNDVGNRHSPTVICAAITSRMNKAKLPTHVEIDARKYQIVKNSVVLLEQIRTIDKQRLREQVCHLDREIMKKIDEALKVSFELHT
- the alr gene encoding alanine racemase — translated: MMKQYNRVCARIDLDAIEYNMEMMHKNTREGVSMISVIKTDGYGHGAVQIARMLEPKDYIWGYAVATLDEAVVLRKRGIKKPILVLGCIFPDQWEAAITHEIRFTVYTKEMAEGISELAGKLGKDAYVHIKLDTGMSRLGFLIQEESAEIITGITRLPGLIMEGMFTHFAKADETDKTFTNKQYEGYLWMKKRLEENGVAFQYYHCCNSAGIIDVKEANLDLVRAGISTYGLYPSEEVEKENVPLKPALELVSHVAHVKWVDEGTPVSYGGTYITKRRTRIATIPVGYGDGYPRSLSNKGYVLIHGKEAPILGRVCMDQFMVDVTEIEDVAFGDVVTLVGENEGAHLPVEVLSDLSGRFNYEFVCDLGKRIPREFIRHGEVVEQMDYFE
- a CDS encoding NAD(P)H-hydrate dehydratase, which produces MEYLPGGGQMKAADQYTIQTLGVPSLELMERAARECVRFFEEAGLDLSCVCIVCGSGNNGGDGFAIGRLLLEKGGKVTLLMAGNRSHCTEETAVQMERFVQAGGRISDQWESGEYSIIVDAVFGVGLSREVGGSYRELIRQMNASSGTKVAVDIPSGVSADTGQVLGTAFAADYTVTFQARKIGLLLYPGKKYAGQVIPREIGISEVPLEQDPGTAVLLSEQEYAQLLPERPEDSHKGTYGRLLVIAGSKGMCGAAFFNAAAAYSAGAGLVQIYTPEENRPILQQLLPEAIVKPYQDYDREELLGLLSWADVVLCGSGLGTGETSRKILETVALEGEKPAVIDADGLNLLGAHREWLSELRHRDYIFTPHLKEMERLTGIPTDQIRANRPEALRTFAAGTGLGCVLKDSVTLIQKGEGRTYLNPTGNSAMAKAGSGDVLAGIIAGLLAQGISCEAAALLGTWLHGRAGDLAREEKGRYSVLARDLIGKLAQAMKETDENIRHGKIRSLEIEQK
- a CDS encoding redox-sensing transcriptional repressor Rex; translated protein: MEGREISQAVIRRLPRYYRYLGELLENGVERISSNDLSKRMKVTASQIRQDLNNFGGFGQQGYGYNVKYLYTEIGKILGLEEDHNIIIIGAGNLGQALANYAAFEKRGFILKGIFDVNPRLQGVAIRGVPIRMMDELKGFVQRNEVDIAVLTIPKEKAIEVANMLVENGVRAIWNFAHTDLNLPENIIVENVHLSESLMQLSYNISRYNKEHK
- a CDS encoding ABC-F family ATP-binding cassette domain-containing protein, with the protein product MILACHGIEKAFGEEVIVHDGSFHIEEYEKTALVGSNGAGKTTLLKMIVGELLPDAGSVTIAKDKTLGYLAQHQEMTGDNTIYQEVRTAKAHIFQMEQRIREIELAMPHLTGERLEEEMETYNRLTTQFEAENGYACESEITGVLKGLGFEEADFSKAIDTLSGGQKTRVALGKLLLQKPDILLLDEPTNHLDLNSIAWLETYLLNYQGAVLIVSHDRYFLNRVVTKVVEIEQGELHTYLGNYTDYAAKKKQVQEAKLKAYLNQQQEIRHQEAVIEKLRSFNREKSIKRAESREKMLEKIKVIDKPAAPDTEIHLKLEPSCQSGNDVLSVEHLSKAFPPQVLFSDVSFEIRRGEHVAVIGDNGTGKTTLLKILNRVTEADSGLFRLGTNVHIGYYDQEHHVLHMEKTIFEEISDDYPALTNTQIRNMLAAFLFTGDDVFKRIGDLSGGERGRVSLAKLMLSEANFLILDEPTNHLDIASKEILERALNDYTGTVLYVSHDRYFINQTATRILDLVNQKFVNYIGNYDYYLEKKEELTAAYSKPDQADRPADISSPASSSGSKLDWQEQKEAQARERKRQNELKRTETRIEELETRSSQIDEEMTQEEVYTNSVRCQELAREKADIQEELETLYERWEELAQ